A genome region from Sporocytophaga myxococcoides DSM 11118 includes the following:
- a CDS encoding DUF4374 domain-containing protein produces the protein MKKLQFSSTMFFLLGLFICLSFSSCKKKDDPSPSGSSETAYLYTGRYTTPDGRKFLMGAFPAVPTSNPDMSKLTELTGTSVATFTYNGFVYSWDGEASTMTKWKVEDNLQLTKLDILSFVNTGISGNNFGAAFFSETEAYLPGLRQNIMVKWNPADMTITESINVQSPNTTYEAWNWRTYISGDNLVIPLELNDFDKLTVESKVIVAIFNTKNKTITYAEDNRVPGNSMMFPDENGNLYSYPSATTPFMEHYGPDNNYPAQGGMIRINKGESSFDPNFYVNVMEVTGGAAIMGMFYAGNNNWLVKQYKSESDFPATEDLWDFWNKELEFKLMNHDAKTSVAFPGKSNGYSGNNSWFIVDGKYYHQNPNKVTGNTEIGTISANGWEKIYEIQGGDLSDLARIR, from the coding sequence ATGAAAAAGTTACAGTTTTCCAGTACTATGTTTTTTCTGCTCGGGCTATTCATATGTTTGAGCTTCAGTTCATGTAAAAAGAAGGATGATCCTTCACCAAGTGGAAGTAGTGAAACTGCCTATTTGTACACAGGAAGATATACTACACCCGACGGAAGAAAATTTTTAATGGGAGCCTTCCCTGCTGTCCCAACTTCCAATCCTGATATGTCCAAACTTACTGAACTTACAGGTACAAGTGTAGCGACATTTACCTATAATGGCTTTGTATATAGCTGGGATGGTGAAGCTTCTACAATGACAAAATGGAAGGTGGAAGATAATTTGCAATTAACCAAATTAGATATCCTGAGCTTTGTAAACACAGGGATATCCGGAAATAATTTCGGAGCAGCATTTTTCTCAGAGACTGAAGCATATCTACCTGGCTTAAGACAAAATATAATGGTAAAATGGAATCCTGCTGATATGACCATTACTGAATCAATCAATGTACAATCTCCCAATACAACCTATGAAGCATGGAACTGGAGAACCTATATTTCAGGTGATAATCTGGTAATTCCTCTGGAGCTAAATGATTTTGATAAACTTACCGTAGAATCTAAAGTGATTGTGGCAATATTTAATACAAAAAATAAAACAATCACTTATGCGGAAGATAATAGAGTCCCTGGGAATAGCATGATGTTTCCTGATGAGAACGGAAATCTCTATTCATATCCATCGGCTACTACACCTTTTATGGAACATTATGGTCCTGACAACAACTATCCTGCACAAGGTGGTATGATCAGAATCAATAAAGGAGAAAGTAGTTTTGATCCAAACTTCTATGTAAATGTTATGGAAGTAACTGGTGGTGCTGCAATAATGGGAATGTTTTATGCAGGCAATAATAACTGGCTTGTAAAGCAATATAAGAGTGAGTCTGATTTTCCTGCAACTGAGGATTTATGGGATTTCTGGAATAAAGAATTAGAATTCAAATTAATGAATCATGATGCTAAAACTTCTGTGGCATTTCCCGGCAAAAGCAATGGTTATTCAGGGAACAATAGCTGGTTTATTGTAGATGGTAAATATTATCATCAAAACCCAAATAAGGTTACTGGCAATACAGAAATTGGTACTATCAGTGCAAATGGATGGGAGAAAATTTATGAAATTCAAGGTGGCGATTTGAGTGACCTTGCGAGAATCAGATAA